One Novipirellula galeiformis DNA window includes the following coding sequences:
- the uvrA gene encoding excinuclease ABC subunit UvrA: MRGARVHNLKNIDVDLPRHALVVFTGISGSGKSSLAFGTLFAESQRRYLDSVSPYARRLIDQVGEPDVDSIDGLPPAVALQQQRGTPSARSSVGSVTTISNGLRMLYSRAGEYPRAQKMLYADAFSPNTPEGACPRCHGIGRVFEVTEKSLVPDDTKSIRERAIAAWPPAWQGQNLRDILVSLGHDIDKPWKKLPKKTRDWILFTDETPVVPVYAGFDLQESRQARERGESPSYMGTFASARRYVLHAFATTESQRTKKRVSQFMQISKCPDCDAKKLKRESLAVKFAGLDIGELSQLTLTELARRLRDAADAKPAPSDLHREKAIVAQRIASDILARVEALTTLGLGYLSLERSTPTLSPGELQRLRLATQIRSQLFGVVYVLDEPSAGLHPADTQALLGALDELKRAGNSLFVVEHDVNVIKHADWIVDIGPDAGTHGGEVIYNGPLDGLGQVKASHTARYLFSTDDPTQATPRKPTKWLKLERIERNNLRGLDVRFPLDVLTTVTGVSGSGKSSLVSQALVELVNDALGQKKTVEAPNGEVDLLERELETTTGGRIVDGMQFVRRLVTVDQKPIGRTPRSNLATYTGLFDHVRKLYAATRKAKARRYDVGRFSFNVVKGRCPNCEGAGFVSVELLFLPSVYTPCPVCHGQRYNEKTLEITYRDKNIAEVLDLTVESASEFFADETPILRALDALLQVGLGYLRLGQPATELSGGEAQRIKLATELQRAQRGDTLYVLDEPTTGLHPADVSMLMAQLQGLVDAGNTVIMVEHDMQVARSSDWIIDIGPGAGEEGGRVVAQGRPGKVAKSKTSRTAPFLRCD; the protein is encoded by the coding sequence GTGCGCGGTGCACGCGTCCATAATCTCAAGAACATTGACGTTGATCTACCGCGTCACGCACTCGTTGTCTTTACGGGCATCTCGGGATCGGGAAAGTCCTCGCTTGCGTTCGGGACGTTGTTTGCCGAATCACAGCGCCGATATCTCGATTCCGTGTCCCCTTACGCGCGTCGTTTGATCGACCAAGTTGGCGAACCGGACGTCGATTCCATTGACGGGCTGCCTCCCGCGGTCGCACTTCAACAACAACGCGGAACCCCATCGGCACGATCGTCCGTGGGCAGTGTTACCACGATTTCCAATGGCCTGCGGATGCTCTATTCGCGTGCTGGGGAATACCCGCGTGCTCAGAAGATGTTGTACGCAGACGCGTTCTCTCCCAACACACCCGAGGGCGCGTGTCCTCGATGCCATGGCATCGGACGCGTGTTTGAAGTGACTGAAAAATCTCTCGTCCCCGACGATACAAAGTCGATTCGAGAGCGAGCGATCGCGGCATGGCCGCCCGCGTGGCAAGGCCAAAATCTGCGTGACATCCTGGTTTCGCTCGGGCACGATATCGACAAACCATGGAAAAAACTGCCAAAAAAAACTCGCGACTGGATTCTTTTTACCGACGAAACCCCCGTGGTACCGGTCTACGCCGGGTTCGATCTTCAGGAATCTCGCCAAGCGAGAGAGCGAGGGGAGTCGCCAAGTTACATGGGCACGTTCGCCAGTGCGAGACGCTACGTGTTGCACGCATTTGCGACGACGGAAAGCCAGCGGACCAAGAAACGCGTATCTCAGTTCATGCAGATTTCGAAGTGCCCCGACTGCGACGCAAAGAAACTAAAACGCGAGTCGCTGGCGGTGAAGTTCGCGGGACTCGACATTGGCGAATTGTCACAACTGACGCTGACCGAGCTCGCTCGACGACTGCGCGATGCGGCCGATGCCAAACCGGCCCCCAGCGACCTGCATCGCGAAAAGGCGATCGTGGCTCAGCGGATTGCCAGCGACATTCTTGCCCGAGTCGAAGCGCTGACGACCTTGGGCTTGGGATACTTGTCGCTCGAGCGCAGTACGCCCACGTTATCGCCCGGTGAACTCCAACGTTTACGGTTGGCCACTCAGATTCGTTCACAATTGTTCGGCGTCGTCTATGTTCTCGACGAACCATCGGCCGGGCTGCATCCCGCCGACACTCAGGCCTTGCTCGGCGCGCTCGATGAACTCAAACGAGCGGGCAACTCCTTGTTCGTCGTCGAACATGATGTCAACGTTATCAAACACGCCGACTGGATCGTCGACATCGGCCCGGATGCGGGAACTCATGGCGGCGAAGTGATTTACAATGGCCCCCTCGACGGCCTGGGCCAAGTCAAAGCGTCGCACACCGCTCGATATCTATTCTCAACCGATGATCCGACGCAAGCCACGCCGCGAAAGCCAACCAAATGGCTGAAGTTAGAGCGGATCGAGCGGAACAACCTGCGCGGACTCGATGTTCGATTTCCCCTCGACGTGTTGACGACCGTGACGGGCGTGTCGGGGTCGGGAAAATCGAGCCTTGTGAGCCAAGCACTTGTCGAACTCGTTAACGATGCGCTGGGACAAAAAAAGACCGTCGAAGCTCCCAATGGCGAGGTCGATTTGCTGGAGCGAGAGCTGGAGACGACCACCGGCGGGCGGATTGTGGACGGCATGCAATTCGTGCGGCGATTGGTGACCGTTGACCAAAAACCGATCGGTCGCACCCCGCGATCAAACCTCGCCACCTATACCGGTTTGTTTGACCACGTTCGTAAACTGTACGCGGCGACTCGCAAAGCCAAAGCTCGCCGCTACGATGTCGGTCGTTTTTCGTTCAATGTTGTCAAAGGTCGTTGCCCTAATTGTGAAGGAGCGGGCTTTGTCAGCGTCGAGCTGCTGTTTCTTCCCAGCGTCTACACGCCGTGCCCCGTGTGCCATGGCCAGCGGTACAACGAGAAAACGCTCGAGATCACCTATCGCGACAAAAACATCGCCGAAGTGCTCGATTTGACCGTCGAATCCGCATCCGAGTTCTTTGCCGATGAAACTCCGATTCTGCGCGCCCTCGATGCGTTGCTACAAGTGGGTCTGGGCTACCTGCGGCTTGGTCAACCCGCAACCGAACTCTCGGGCGGCGAAGCGCAACGCATCAAACTTGCAACCGAACTACAACGTGCACAGCGAGGCGACACGCTCTACGTGTTGGATGAACCCACAACCGGTCTGCACCCCGCCGACGTCTCGATGTTGATGGCCCAATTGCAGGGATTGGTTGACGCAGGCAACACGGTCATCATGGTCGAACACGACATGCAAGTTGCTCGCAGCAGTGATTGGATCATCGACATCGGCCCCGGCGCTGGCGAGGAAGGTGGGCGCGTTGTCGCCCAAGGCCGCCCAGGAAAAGTCGCGAAATCGAAAACCAGTCGCACCGCCCCATTCCTGCGTTGCGATTGA
- the cls gene encoding cardiolipin synthase, which yields MLVQGLAIAHTLTVLAFSIRILLRDDLSSAARLAWFLVMLFAPYVGAVIYLLFGEISLGRTIHQRHDEVFTKLRAMADPALGSCDRNLDGNVEQGYQTAFRAASVDGFETTAGNRAELMPDAETARLRLVQDIDNAAESVQVLYYIWLDDNTGKNVANALIRAAQRGVTCHAIADGLGSRKFVRSKWWRDMRDAGVKLTVALPLKWVVNTILFSRLDLRNHRKITVIDSRITWCGSQNCADAEFRVKPKYAPWVDIMLRIEGPVVAQCQLLFASDWLLNSGEEVPASLQLKADGFDDGFAAQVFADGPTERRGATPQLFATMLTLARREVVISTPYFVPNPTVLDALCAAAIRGVNVTMIFPKRNDSRIVAAASHSYYRQLLKHGVKIFEFRDGLLHSKTFTVDRALSLIGSTNLDLRSFDLNYESDILLRDDDLTQSIFERQQEYLSQSDPVTLGDVNAWSYSRRIWNNVIATVGPIL from the coding sequence GTGCTGGTTCAAGGACTCGCAATCGCACACACGTTGACCGTGCTCGCTTTTTCGATACGCATTCTGTTGCGTGACGATCTTTCTTCTGCGGCTCGATTGGCATGGTTCCTCGTCATGTTATTTGCACCCTACGTCGGTGCGGTCATCTACTTGTTGTTCGGCGAAATCAGCTTGGGACGAACGATCCACCAGCGTCACGACGAAGTATTTACGAAGCTTCGTGCCATGGCGGATCCGGCGTTGGGAAGCTGTGATCGGAACCTCGACGGCAATGTGGAACAGGGTTATCAAACGGCGTTTCGAGCCGCCTCGGTCGACGGTTTTGAAACGACCGCGGGAAACCGTGCCGAGCTGATGCCTGATGCCGAAACCGCTCGCTTGAGGCTGGTCCAAGACATCGACAACGCGGCCGAAAGTGTACAGGTTCTGTACTACATCTGGCTTGATGACAACACGGGAAAAAACGTCGCTAATGCATTGATCCGCGCGGCTCAGCGAGGCGTCACTTGTCACGCCATCGCCGATGGGCTGGGTTCGCGAAAGTTTGTCCGCTCCAAGTGGTGGCGGGACATGCGCGACGCAGGCGTAAAGTTGACGGTGGCACTGCCGCTCAAGTGGGTTGTCAATACGATTCTGTTCAGCCGTCTGGACCTGCGAAACCACCGCAAGATCACCGTCATCGACAGTCGGATCACATGGTGTGGCAGCCAAAACTGCGCCGACGCCGAGTTTCGTGTGAAGCCGAAGTACGCCCCTTGGGTGGACATCATGTTGCGGATCGAAGGTCCGGTGGTAGCCCAGTGCCAGCTGCTCTTTGCCTCGGATTGGCTGCTCAACAGCGGCGAAGAAGTGCCCGCTTCGCTGCAACTCAAAGCGGACGGATTTGACGACGGCTTTGCCGCACAAGTTTTTGCCGACGGACCGACGGAGCGGCGCGGAGCGACCCCTCAATTATTCGCGACCATGCTGACACTCGCTCGCCGCGAAGTGGTGATCTCGACGCCCTATTTCGTGCCGAATCCCACCGTTCTCGATGCGCTGTGCGCTGCGGCGATCCGCGGAGTCAACGTGACCATGATCTTTCCTAAACGCAACGACTCGCGGATCGTTGCAGCGGCCAGCCACAGCTACTACCGACAACTGCTCAAACACGGCGTCAAAATATTTGAGTTTCGCGATGGACTGCTTCACTCGAAAACGTTCACGGTCGATCGCGCACTCTCATTGATAGGCTCGACCAATCTCGATCTCCGCAGTTTTGATCTCAACTATGAAAGTGACATTTTGCTGCGCGACGATGATCTGACGCAATCGATTTTTGAGCGCCAGCAAGAGTACCTCTCTCAGTCCGATCCGGTGACACTCGGCGACGTCAACGCTTGGTCGTATTCACGCCGTATTTGGAACAACGTCATTGCCACGGTCGGCCCCATTTTATAG
- a CDS encoding DUF1553 domain-containing protein: protein MSVVEPRRFATLTLLCAVASFAWGEDSSGSDRAVGFNLDVRPILSENCFHCHGFDEAARQADLRLDTEEGVKENAIEPGDAAQSDLYLRLISDDPDLRMPPPGSGRSLREDQIETIRKWIDQGADYEGHWSFVAPQRPEVPEPNAGQRAYNAIDHFVQAKLTKNNLSIAPEADRETLIRRVTFDLTGLPPTIEEIDSFLADDSEDAYERCVDRLLKRDAYGERMAADWLDVARYSDTYGFQVDRDRFVWPWRDWVIRALNQNMPYDQFITEQLAGDLLPGATRDQILATTFNRLHPQECEGGSVPEEFRIESVADRTQTVATGIMGLTMECCRCHDHKYDPLKQKEYFQLSAFFDNIAEAGLYSFFTNAIPTPTLPLPTPDQEQQLATTTTAVESAWQALRNAVTARQEAAAKWAAGLESLDAESNDVETQLAPPILALDFEDTPSAPNTQTEGVIGNAVKLTGDDPINTKVGNFSRFTPFSVSCWIKSPDVKSRAVIFHRSRAWTDAASRGYELLIDEGRLRWSLIHFWPGNAISIRSHEAIPTDQWIHVVVSNDGSSSAAGLAIYVDGKQVETETVRDSLTKNITGGGGDTIAIGERFRDNGFKLGSVDEFQVYDTELTKLEIQRLCAAKLPAANPTAETAQLLRDHYLGRIDDTVERARQQLKEARKNLCAVQDAVDEIMVMKELSEPKLSYLLERGVYDQRGEAVEPATPSILPNFPEDAPRNRLGLAQWLTRNDHPLTSRVAVNRLWQICFGEGIVRTPEDFGSQGAPPTHPELLDWLAVEFIENGWDIKRMLKRIVTSATYRQSSQNPDPQSMATDPENQLLSRFPSYRLPAEMIRDNALAIGQRLVTAAGGPPVKPYDIEESFSPSKRDSGNGLYRRSLYTYWKRTGPAPTMMTLDAAKRDVCQVKRERTSSPLQAFVLMNGPQFVEAGRVTAETLIQLHGDDTAAILVDAFRKTTSRKPSATQLETLQTLYQAQLDYFTQHDGRTTQFLAIGDAEIDDGINRAALAATSVVVGTLMNFDLCVMKR from the coding sequence ATGAGCGTTGTTGAACCACGTCGTTTTGCAACTTTGACGTTGCTGTGTGCGGTTGCGAGCTTCGCTTGGGGTGAAGACTCCTCCGGCTCGGATCGCGCCGTCGGCTTCAATCTCGATGTCCGCCCGATCCTCTCGGAAAACTGCTTTCATTGCCACGGATTTGACGAAGCGGCACGTCAAGCCGACTTACGACTCGACACCGAAGAAGGTGTTAAAGAGAACGCGATCGAGCCTGGCGATGCGGCCCAAAGCGATCTCTATTTGCGACTCATTTCGGACGATCCTGATCTTCGCATGCCGCCCCCAGGCTCGGGACGTTCGCTTCGCGAGGATCAAATCGAAACCATTCGAAAATGGATCGACCAAGGAGCGGATTATGAAGGCCATTGGTCGTTTGTGGCCCCTCAACGCCCCGAGGTACCCGAGCCTAACGCAGGCCAGCGCGCCTACAATGCGATCGACCATTTTGTCCAAGCCAAGCTAACGAAAAACAATCTCTCGATCGCACCCGAGGCCGATCGTGAAACCTTGATTCGCCGAGTCACCTTTGATTTGACTGGATTGCCGCCCACGATCGAAGAGATCGATTCGTTCTTGGCCGACGATTCAGAGGATGCCTACGAACGATGCGTCGATCGGTTACTCAAACGCGACGCTTACGGCGAACGAATGGCCGCCGATTGGCTCGATGTGGCGCGCTACAGCGACACCTACGGTTTCCAAGTTGATCGTGACCGGTTCGTTTGGCCGTGGCGTGACTGGGTGATCCGGGCGCTGAACCAAAACATGCCCTACGACCAATTTATCACCGAACAACTTGCTGGTGATTTGCTACCGGGCGCCACCCGCGACCAGATATTGGCAACCACCTTCAATCGATTGCATCCCCAGGAGTGCGAAGGGGGTAGCGTGCCCGAAGAGTTCCGCATCGAATCGGTCGCCGATCGTACGCAAACGGTTGCCACTGGGATCATGGGTTTAACGATGGAGTGTTGTCGTTGCCATGACCACAAATACGACCCACTGAAGCAAAAAGAATACTTCCAATTGTCCGCGTTCTTCGACAACATTGCCGAAGCCGGCTTGTACTCTTTCTTCACCAACGCGATCCCCACCCCGACGTTGCCGCTGCCCACGCCGGATCAAGAACAACAGCTCGCTACGACCACAACAGCCGTTGAATCGGCCTGGCAAGCGCTGCGAAACGCGGTTACCGCACGTCAGGAGGCAGCGGCTAAATGGGCCGCGGGTCTTGAGTCGCTCGACGCCGAATCAAATGACGTCGAAACCCAGCTTGCCCCCCCGATCCTGGCTCTCGATTTCGAAGACACACCGTCTGCCCCCAATACGCAAACCGAAGGCGTTATCGGAAATGCTGTAAAACTAACCGGGGATGATCCGATCAACACCAAGGTCGGCAATTTTTCGCGTTTTACGCCTTTTTCAGTTTCGTGCTGGATCAAATCGCCCGATGTCAAATCGCGGGCGGTGATCTTCCATCGCTCGCGTGCTTGGACCGACGCCGCCAGCCGCGGCTATGAACTGCTCATCGATGAAGGCCGACTCAGGTGGTCGCTGATTCACTTTTGGCCTGGCAATGCGATCAGCATCCGCAGCCATGAAGCGATTCCCACCGACCAATGGATCCATGTCGTCGTTAGTAACGATGGATCCAGCAGCGCCGCGGGATTGGCGATTTACGTCGACGGAAAACAAGTCGAAACCGAAACGGTTCGCGATTCGCTTACGAAAAATATCACCGGCGGCGGTGGTGACACCATCGCCATTGGCGAACGATTTCGCGACAACGGATTCAAGCTGGGATCGGTCGACGAATTTCAGGTCTACGATACCGAGTTGACCAAGCTGGAAATCCAACGGCTTTGCGCAGCGAAACTGCCCGCCGCAAACCCCACGGCGGAAACGGCCCAACTGCTTCGCGACCATTACCTGGGTCGCATCGACGACACCGTAGAACGAGCTCGCCAGCAGCTGAAAGAAGCTCGCAAAAATCTCTGTGCGGTGCAGGATGCCGTCGACGAGATCATGGTCATGAAGGAACTGTCGGAACCGAAACTAAGTTATTTGCTTGAGCGTGGTGTTTACGATCAACGCGGCGAAGCAGTCGAGCCAGCGACGCCAAGTATCCTACCAAACTTTCCCGAAGATGCTCCGCGCAACCGGCTCGGACTCGCGCAATGGCTCACCCGCAACGACCACCCGTTAACCAGTCGTGTTGCCGTCAACCGTCTTTGGCAAATCTGCTTTGGTGAGGGAATCGTGCGTACGCCCGAGGACTTTGGCAGCCAAGGTGCACCGCCTACGCATCCCGAATTGCTTGATTGGTTGGCGGTCGAATTCATCGAGAATGGCTGGGATATCAAGCGGATGCTCAAACGAATTGTAACGTCGGCAACCTATCGGCAATCCAGTCAAAATCCCGATCCCCAATCGATGGCGACCGATCCCGAAAACCAACTGCTCAGCCGTTTTCCCAGCTATCGACTGCCCGCCGAGATGATTCGCGACAACGCGTTAGCGATCGGCCAGCGTTTGGTCACGGCCGCCGGCGGCCCTCCGGTCAAGCCGTACGATATCGAAGAATCGTTCAGTCCCTCCAAGCGAGACAGCGGCAACGGCCTGTACCGACGCAGTCTCTACACGTATTGGAAGCGGACCGGCCCCGCCCCCACAATGATGACGCTTGACGCAGCGAAACGCGACGTGTGCCAAGTCAAACGTGAACGCACTTCGTCGCCTCTGCAAGCGTTTGTGCTGATGAACGGGCCTCAATTTGTCGAGGCAGGGCGTGTCACAGCGGAAACGCTCATACAACTGCATGGCGATGACACGGCTGCCATTCTAGTCGATGCGTTTCGTAAAACGACCAGCCGGAAACCGAGTGCGACTCAACTCGAAACGTTACAAACGCTTTACCAAGCTCAACTTGATTACTTCACACAGCACGATGGTCGCACAACTCAATTTTTGGCGATCGGCGACGCGGAAATCGATGATGGAATAAATCGCGCCGCGTTAGCGGCAACCAGCGTGGTGGTCGGCACTCTAATGAACTTTGACCTTTGCGTGATGAAGCGATAA
- a CDS encoding DUF1501 domain-containing protein — MNKHLTSDFAFPRRTMLSQMGMGFGALAASQMLHTEATSPSSSNGILKALHHAPQAKRVIFLFQAGAPSQLDLFDYKPLLNEKQGSELPGEVRGGQRLTGMSGNQSSLPLIGSPFEFKQYGESGTWMSHLLPHTAGIADDICVVKSMYTEAINHGPGVTFMQTGSQFPGRPSMGAWMDYGLGTENHDLPAFVVMVSKNGSGQPLSSRLWGNGFLASKHQGVQFRSGKDPVLYLSNPDGIDSSSRRTALDALNQLHEGQLAKGPDPYVETRIAQYELAFRMQNSIPEATDFADEPESVFELYGKDSRNPGTFAANCLQARRLVERGVRFVQLYHQGWDHHGGLPSGLPRQCAATDQASAALVKDLKRCGLLDDTLVIWGGEFGRTNYCQGKLTENSFGRDHHPRCFSIWMAGGGIKPGISYGETDEYGYNVTENPVHIHDLHATILHLMGIDHERLTYKYQGRQFRLTDVHGSVVHDILS, encoded by the coding sequence ATGAACAAGCACCTAACAAGCGACTTTGCTTTTCCTCGCCGCACGATGCTCAGTCAAATGGGGATGGGTTTCGGCGCCCTGGCGGCAAGCCAGATGCTACATACCGAGGCGACTTCGCCATCGAGCAGCAACGGAATCCTCAAAGCCCTGCATCATGCCCCCCAGGCAAAACGGGTGATCTTCCTGTTTCAAGCGGGTGCTCCGTCCCAGTTGGATCTGTTCGATTACAAACCGCTGCTTAATGAGAAACAGGGCAGCGAATTGCCCGGCGAAGTCCGTGGCGGCCAACGGTTAACCGGGATGAGCGGGAACCAGTCGAGCCTGCCGTTGATCGGGTCGCCATTCGAGTTCAAACAGTACGGCGAAAGCGGAACGTGGATGAGCCACTTGTTGCCGCATACCGCCGGAATTGCCGACGACATCTGCGTTGTCAAATCGATGTACACCGAGGCGATCAACCACGGCCCTGGAGTCACATTCATGCAAACCGGCAGCCAATTTCCCGGGCGACCGAGCATGGGGGCGTGGATGGACTACGGGCTGGGCACCGAAAACCATGACCTGCCCGCCTTCGTCGTAATGGTTTCCAAGAACGGGAGCGGACAACCGTTGTCATCGCGGTTGTGGGGCAATGGTTTTCTGGCCAGCAAGCATCAAGGCGTTCAATTTCGCAGCGGTAAAGATCCTGTGCTGTATTTGAGCAACCCGGATGGGATTGATAGCAGCAGTCGCCGCACCGCTCTGGATGCACTGAACCAATTGCACGAAGGACAACTCGCCAAGGGACCCGATCCGTATGTCGAGACCCGGATTGCTCAATACGAGTTGGCATTTCGGATGCAAAATTCGATTCCCGAAGCCACCGACTTTGCGGACGAACCCGAATCGGTGTTCGAGTTGTACGGCAAGGATTCTCGAAACCCAGGAACGTTTGCGGCCAATTGCTTGCAAGCACGCCGACTGGTTGAACGAGGTGTCCGTTTCGTACAGCTGTATCACCAAGGTTGGGACCACCATGGTGGGTTGCCCTCGGGATTGCCGCGGCAATGTGCGGCGACCGACCAAGCATCGGCGGCATTGGTAAAAGATCTGAAGCGGTGCGGGCTACTCGACGACACCCTCGTCATTTGGGGTGGTGAATTTGGCCGGACCAATTACTGCCAAGGCAAATTGACGGAAAACAGCTTTGGTCGTGACCATCACCCACGCTGTTTTTCGATTTGGATGGCCGGCGGCGGGATCAAACCTGGAATCTCGTACGGAGAAACCGATGAATACGGTTACAACGTGACCGAAAATCCGGTGCACATTCACGATCTGCATGCCACGATCCTGCACCTGATGGGGATCGATCACGAGCGTTTGACCTACAAGTACCAAGGACGCCAATTCCGTTTGACCGATGTGCATGGCAGCGTCGTACACGATATTCTCTCGTGA
- a CDS encoding DUF3127 domain-containing protein codes for MSDSKVSGVVHLIEDTKTYGNKGFRKRLVVLEQEKGSFTNYVPLEFVKDGCDAVDDIKVGDEIEVVYRLSGRRWQKDEHSEAKYFLNAEALSFRLVNGGGGAGDTMTEKVSRSANDAFDEANEDDAPF; via the coding sequence ATGAGCGACTCGAAAGTCAGCGGCGTAGTCCATTTGATCGAAGACACCAAGACCTACGGAAACAAAGGTTTTCGCAAGCGTCTTGTTGTGCTTGAGCAAGAAAAGGGAAGCTTTACCAACTACGTTCCGCTTGAATTTGTCAAAGATGGCTGCGACGCCGTGGATGACATCAAAGTCGGCGACGAAATCGAAGTGGTTTACCGCTTAAGCGGACGCCGCTGGCAAAAGGACGAGCACAGCGAAGCGAAGTACTTCCTGAACGCCGAAGCGTTGTCGTTCCGACTCGTTAACGGTGGCGGCGGTGCAGGCGACACGATGACCGAAAAGGTCTCGCGTTCAGCGAACGATGCCTTCGACGAAGCCAACGAAGACGACGCCCCGTTCTAG